In Sporosarcina sp. PTS2304, a genomic segment contains:
- the yhaM gene encoding 3'-5' exoribonuclease YhaM translates to MKKLMEHQVGEAVDMYLLIKQATKGVTQQGSPFMTLILQDKSGDLEAKLWDTGEEQAQMYQAASIVKVGGEVHEYRGKNQLRIKAIRPVKEEEGVTIADLVPSAEKSKEVLFEELMQYFFEMKNPQIQRLTRHLLKKHQADFMLYPAATRNHHDYVTGLLDHVVSMLKLGKAIAELYPTLNKDLLYAGIILHDIGKVVELSGPVGTQYTIEGNLLGHITIMVNEISKAGEELEIEGEELMLLQHMVLSHHGKEEWGSPKRPMLKEAEILHYIDNIDAKMNMLNRVMSKTAPGEFSERVFPLDNRSFYKPTFE, encoded by the coding sequence GACATGTATTTATTGATTAAACAGGCGACAAAAGGTGTCACTCAACAAGGCAGCCCTTTCATGACATTGATTCTCCAAGATAAAAGTGGAGATCTCGAAGCGAAGTTATGGGACACAGGCGAAGAACAAGCGCAAATGTATCAAGCAGCTAGCATCGTCAAAGTAGGCGGTGAAGTCCACGAATACCGTGGGAAAAACCAACTGCGCATTAAAGCGATTCGTCCGGTAAAAGAAGAAGAAGGTGTGACAATTGCGGATTTAGTACCTTCAGCGGAAAAGAGTAAAGAAGTGCTCTTTGAAGAGCTTATGCAATACTTCTTTGAGATGAAAAATCCGCAGATTCAGCGTTTGACGCGACATCTTTTGAAGAAGCACCAAGCTGATTTCATGTTGTATCCTGCAGCTACAAGGAATCACCATGATTATGTAACGGGTTTACTCGATCACGTCGTTTCGATGTTGAAGTTAGGAAAAGCAATTGCGGAGTTGTATCCGACATTGAATAAAGATTTGCTGTATGCAGGCATCATTCTTCATGATATTGGAAAAGTCGTAGAGCTATCAGGTCCAGTTGGTACGCAGTATACGATTGAAGGAAATTTGTTAGGGCATATTACGATTATGGTGAATGAGATTTCCAAGGCGGGAGAAGAGTTGGAAATTGAAGGGGAAGAACTTATGTTGTTGCAACATATGGTTTTGTCTCATCATGGTAAGGAAGAGTGGGGCAGTCCGAAGCGTCCGATGCTGAAAGAAGCTGAAATTCTTCATTATATTGATAATATTGATGCTAAGATGAATATGCTGAATCGGGTAATGTCGAAAACGGCGCCTGGGGAGTTTTCTGAGCGAGTATTCCCGCTAGATAATCGTTCGTTTTATAAGCCAACGTTTGAATGA